One Dermatophagoides farinae isolate YC_2012a chromosome 1, ASM2471394v1, whole genome shotgun sequence genomic region harbors:
- the LOC124491835 gene encoding enolase-phosphatase E1 isoform X2, which produces MGPIKVRKPQAIFFDLSVLQRDIELLRKQSREDGGPIVADADSDKREIQKTILQYVTKCLDELRDNSAINIFRLHMWFDGYHRDKIETPVYSDVAIQIKHWRITQNIKLFVLSNGWIEATKRFMAKTNHGDLNLLIDGHFDNTIGPLDDPETFKIVCRKINIAPEHVLFLTKSVSECNAAKEAGLNAILVMTHRRDLARLNTLTDEQRQQLIYIRSFNEITFIGDNDNTMPKSKAVSSAGSSHGSSCNTTSSTSPTMSNAFAPGSQKHSTSSQSNQHSTSVETVSSKHSTSSQCSSSSSSASNNKSLAKSSYHSSEQSASTEYRLGNSKTSNISSQGSQQISSSSSGLSNNSSAFSASSSASASSTQKSKQSSTQGSRKH; this is translated from the exons ATGGGACCCATCAAAGTACGAAAACCACAGGccatattttttgatttatccG TATTACAACGTGATATTGAATTGTTGCGTAAACAATCCCGTGAAGATGGTGGACCAATTGTGGCAGATGCTGATTCTGATAAACGTGAGATTCAAAAAACTATTCTTCAGTATGTAACGAAATGTTTGGATGAATTACGTGATAATTCTGctatcaatatttttcgaTTACATATGTGGTTTGATGGTTATCATAGAGATAAGATTGAAACACCCGTTTATTCAGATGTTGCTATTCAGATTAAACATTGGCGTATTACACAGAATATTAAGTTATTTGTGTTAAGTAATGGCTGGATTGAGGCAACTAAACGATTTATGGCTAAAACAAATCATGGTGATCTTAACCTATTGATCGATGGTCATTTTGATAATACTATTGGTCCTTTGGATGATCCAGAAACatttaaaattgtttgtAGGAAAATCAATATAGCACCCGAACATGTTTTATTTCTAACAAAATCGGTATCCGAATGTAATGCTGCTAAAGAGGCCGGTTTAAATGCTATACTTGTCATGACACATCGTCGTGATTTAGCCCGTTTGAATACATTAACTGATGAGCAAAGACAGCAATTAATCTATATTcgatcattcaatgaaataacATTCATTGGTGATAACGACAATACTATGCCAAAGTCAAAAGCTGTCTCTTCGGCTGGTAGCTCTCATGGATCATCTTGCAATAcaacatcatccacatcGCCCACAATGTCTAATGCATTCGCTCCAGGAAGCCAAAAACATTCAACCAGTTCACAAAGCAATCAACATTCTACAAGTGTTGAAACTGTATCGAGTAAACATTCTACATCATCACAGTgctcatcctcatcatcttCAGCATCAAACAATAAAAGTTTAGcgaaatcatcatatcattcaTCCGAACAATCAGCCTCTACTGAATATCGACTAGGGAACAGTAAAACATCTAACATTTCAAGCCAAGGTAGCCagcaaatatcatcatcttcatccgGACTTTCTAACAATTCTTCAGCCTTTTCCGCCTCTTCATcagcatcagcatcatctacacaaaaatcgaaacaatcatcaacacaagGTTCGAGAAAACATTAG
- the LOC124491835 gene encoding enolase-phosphatase E1 isoform X1, which yields MGPIKVRKPQAIFFDLSGTATKSYFMDSILFPYIKLNCTTYLHNNWDNPVLQRDIELLRKQSREDGGPIVADADSDKREIQKTILQYVTKCLDELRDNSAINIFRLHMWFDGYHRDKIETPVYSDVAIQIKHWRITQNIKLFVLSNGWIEATKRFMAKTNHGDLNLLIDGHFDNTIGPLDDPETFKIVCRKINIAPEHVLFLTKSVSECNAAKEAGLNAILVMTHRRDLARLNTLTDEQRQQLIYIRSFNEITFIGDNDNTMPKSKAVSSAGSSHGSSCNTTSSTSPTMSNAFAPGSQKHSTSSQSNQHSTSVETVSSKHSTSSQCSSSSSSASNNKSLAKSSYHSSEQSASTEYRLGNSKTSNISSQGSQQISSSSSGLSNNSSAFSASSSASASSTQKSKQSSTQVL from the exons ATGGGACCCATCAAAGTACGAAAACCACAGGccatattttttgatttatccGGTACGGCAACCAAATCTTATTTCATGGATAGTATACTATTTCCatatattaaattaaattgtaCAACATATCTACATAATAATTGGGATAATCCAGTATTACAACGTGATATTGAATTGTTGCGTAAACAATCCCGTGAAGATGGTGGACCAATTGTGGCAGATGCTGATTCTGATAAACGTGAGATTCAAAAAACTATTCTTCAGTATGTAACGAAATGTTTGGATGAATTACGTGATAATTCTGctatcaatatttttcgaTTACATATGTGGTTTGATGGTTATCATAGAGATAAGATTGAAACACCCGTTTATTCAGATGTTGCTATTCAGATTAAACATTGGCGTATTACACAGAATATTAAGTTATTTGTGTTAAGTAATGGCTGGATTGAGGCAACTAAACGATTTATGGCTAAAACAAATCATGGTGATCTTAACCTATTGATCGATGGTCATTTTGATAATACTATTGGTCCTTTGGATGATCCAGAAACatttaaaattgtttgtAGGAAAATCAATATAGCACCCGAACATGTTTTATTTCTAACAAAATCGGTATCCGAATGTAATGCTGCTAAAGAGGCCGGTTTAAATGCTATACTTGTCATGACACATCGTCGTGATTTAGCCCGTTTGAATACATTAACTGATGAGCAAAGACAGCAATTAATCTATATTcgatcattcaatgaaataacATTCATTGGTGATAACGACAATACTATGCCAAAGTCAAAAGCTGTCTCTTCGGCTGGTAGCTCTCATGGATCATCTTGCAATAcaacatcatccacatcGCCCACAATGTCTAATGCATTCGCTCCAGGAAGCCAAAAACATTCAACCAGTTCACAAAGCAATCAACATTCTACAAGTGTTGAAACTGTATCGAGTAAACATTCTACATCATCACAGTgctcatcctcatcatcttCAGCATCAAACAATAAAAGTTTAGcgaaatcatcatatcattcaTCCGAACAATCAGCCTCTACTGAATATCGACTAGGGAACAGTAAAACATCTAACATTTCAAGCCAAGGTAGCCagcaaatatcatcatcttcatccgGACTTTCTAACAATTCTTCAGCCTTTTCCGCCTCTTCATcagcatcagcatcatctacacaaaaatcgaaacaatcatcaacacaag tcctttga